The DNA sequence GATGAAACCGTTTATCTCTCTTCTGGGAGTCATCCTGCTGGCTTTGATAGTTTCTGCCCAGCCCTACCGGTGTGACTGGCAGGTGGTGGCAGCAGGTGGCGGTATACTTGCCGGTGATTACCGCTGTGGTGCCACCATCGGTCAGACTGCAACCGGCAGGATGAGCGGAACCAACCTGCTGGCGCTCATCGGCTTCTGGCAGCCGGAGCCGGCAGTCGGGCTGGAGGAAAGACAGCAGTTTGACCAGTAGGCGGTGTCGCCGCTGGTGACCCGGCTTTACCAGCCCGCACCCAACCCGTTTCTCCGCCGGACGGTCGTCTGCTACTCGCTGGCACAGGCGGGTCCGGTCAGTCTGCAGATCCTTGACCTTTCCGGCAGAGTGGTGCGGACACTGGTGAACGCAATCCAGAAGCCGGGTGTTTACCGTCTGGTCTGGGATGGACAGGACGGTTCAGGCAGAGCGCTTGCCGGCGGGGTCTACTTCTGCCAGTTCTGTGCCGGTGCTCACCGCCAGACGGTGAAACTGCTCTTCGGACGCTGAGACTGAGTCAGAAGCTCAAGCGGGGCGGGGAGAACCCGTCCCGCTTTTTTATAAATACTTAAAAGGTGAATTTTAATACTAAGTTGATTTTCTGCAATGACTTAGGGGCTAGCCCCGGGCATGCCCCTCAGCGGCTGGGGAGAGGGGATCCGGCTGAAAATCTGGTATGAGGTACTGTCGAGATTGCCGGTCCAAAGCAGGGATATCAGCGGGCAGAGATGCCGGCACGCTGTGCCGATTTGACGAGGATGTCATATTCAATATTGACCTTTGACCCCGGACGCAGGTGCTTCAGGGTGGTGTTTTCCCAGGTGTGGGTGATGATGCTCGCGGTGAATTCGTTCTGCCGGCAGTGCTGGATCGTCAGGCTGACCCCGTCAACCGCAATTGAGCCCTTTTCCACCAGATACCGGCGGTTTTCGGGCCGGACCGCAATCACCAGCCGGATGGCACCGGTGCCACGCTGAACGGACTTTACCCTTGCGACTTCGTCAATATGGCCAAGCAGGATATGACCGCCGAGCCGGTCGCCAGCCTTAAGCGCCCGCTCCAGGTTGACCTGCGCTCCAGTCCGCAGACTGCCCAGTGTGGTCTGGCTGAGTGTCGGAGCGGTCGCCTCGGTTTCAAAACCGGTTGCCGTTACTCTGGTTACGGTGAGGCAGCAGCCGTTGACCGCAACACTTTCACCCGGTTTGAGTTCGGCGGCAAAGGGTGCAGTGATCTCAAGATAACGGCGGGCACCGGCAGCGGTAATCCGGCGGACCTTACCCTGCGCCTCAACTAAACCGGTAAACATAACCCTCGGTAAGGATGTCATCACCCAGTTCAACATGGCGGACATCGCGCAGGGTGATGGCAGTATTCAGGCTGCGCGGTCTGAGCCCGGCGCTGAACAGTTTTCCCGGTCCAAGTATCCTCGGTGCCTGAAAGATATACGCCTTGTCCACAACCCCGGCCTCCAGGGCAGAGGAGGCGACGGTCGCTCCCCCTTCAATCAGGACCGAGGCGATCTGCCGGTGGTAAAGCTCATTTAATATGTCCTGCCAGTTCAGCCGGTTCCGGCGGTCGAGCCGGACCCGGACAACCTCCGCACCTTTGCCTTCGAGCATCCGGATCCGGTTCTGCTGCCGGCAGGCAGTGAAGACCAGCACCGGTCCGGGTTCGGCAAAGAGCCGACTGTCAGGCGGAATCCGGAGGCTGGAGTCCAGAACGATCCGGTGGAGCCGTTTTTCGCCGTTCAGCCGGCAGGTGAGGCGCGGATTGTCCTTGATTACCGTATTGACCCCGACCAGGACCGCATCTGCCATCAGGCGCAGAAACTGCCCCACCGCCCGCGCCCGTTCGCCGGTGATCCACTGCGATTCGCCTTCATCGGTTGCCATCATGCCGTCCAGGGTCGCTGCCACCTTGAGCATGACGAAGGGGCGGTGTTCGCTCATATAGGTGATATAGGCTTCGTTGAGCCGGCGTGCCGCCTTTGCCAGCAGTCCGACCTCAACCGTAATTCCCTGACGGCGCAGACAGCGGACACCGGCACCGTTGACCTTCGGGTTCGGGTCAAGCATGGCGGCAATCACTTTTCTGATGCCGGCACGGAGCAGGGCATCGGTGCAGGCAGGGGTTTTGCCCTCAAAACAGCAGGGTTCCATTGTAACATAGAGAGTTGCGCCTTTTGCCCTTGAGCCGGCAGCCCGCAGCGCTTCCACCTCCGCATGGGCAGAGCCGAACCGGCGGTGATAACCCCGGCCGACAATTTTACCCTCCTTTACCAGCACCGCACCGACCATCGGGTTGGGGGAGACCAGACCGCAGCCCTGAAACGCCAGCTCCAGCGCCTCAAGCATGAAACGGCGGTCGGCTTCAGTCCAGCGGGGCATAAACTTTACCGATAGTCAATCTGGAAGTCGTCGTATTCGTGCAGGTATTCGCCCCACTCCAACTTGACATTTTCCACAATCGCCCCCGGCGGTCCCTGATGCAGTTTTGCCACCAGTTTTTCCAGCTTTTCCCGTTCGCCTTCGGCATTGACCTCAACCCTGCCGTCAGGCAGGTTGCGCACCCGTCCGGTCAGACCGAGCGTCCGCGCCTCCTTCAGGACAAACATCCGGAAGAAGACCCCCTGAACCCTGCCGGCGACATAGGCGGAAAGTGAAGCCTTGTTTCCCGTTGCGCTCATGATTCAAGCATAGGTAAAAACTGCCGGTTGTCAATAAAGGGCAGTCCTGTTTTACCCGGAGGATTTTTCTGATAGAATATTCCTGTGAGCACGGGTAAGAACCGATGGTGGCGGCTGGTGGCGGTTTTGCTCCTGGTCATTGCCGGCAGTGTTCTGGTGATCCTGCCGCACTGGCTGCGGTTCGGCAGGAGAGCAGTAACACCGCTTGTGCTCCAGGGCAGGGGCAGACTGCCCGGCGGTCCGGCACCGGACACCCTGCTTCTGCTTTACCGGCTGTCACTGGTGTCGGATCCGGAGCTGGGTTCTGACATCTTCCGGCTCGGGCTGGTGGAGAGTCTGGATTTCGATACGCTGGGGAATGTCCGGGTGGTGCTGGGACTGACAACGCCCTACTGCCCGTTTATTGAGCCGCTGGGCAGGGCGGTGCTCGAGACGCTGGTGAATACACCCGGAATCAACGGTGTGACGGTCAGGGTTGACCCGCAAATCCGGGTGCGGCGATGAGTCCCGGGCTTTTCGTCCGGGCGGTAATGCTCGGTCTGTCTGCCGGCACATCCTGTCTCGGTTTCTGTCTGCCGGTGGTGCTGCCGGTGCTTGCCGGTTCGGACCGGGCCGGTTTTTATCCGGCAGCGGTCCGGCTGTTATCATTTCTGGCGGGCAGGCTGGTCGCCTATCTCCTTTTCGGTATTCTTGCCGGTCTTGCCGGCGCCCGGCTGAGCGGACCTGTTTTCCTGCGGACAGCAGCACTGCCGGTTATCTATCTCCTGCTGGGCGGATTGATGATAATTTACGGCATTACCGTCTTTGATCCGTTCACCCGGCTCAGGTTCTGCCGGCTGATTCAGCCCCAGCTCAATTCGGGCCGGTTTCCTTTTCTCCTCGGGCTGCTGGCAGGGGCAAGTCCCTGTCCGCCGTTTCTGCTCGCACTGGCAACTGTTCTTGATTACGCCGGCGTGCTCAGCGGGGCGCTGTTCTTTCTGGTTTTCTTTCTGGCGACCTCGGTCTACTTTCTACCGCTGTTATTTGCCGGTTTTCTTGTCCGTTGGGATCCGCCCCGGAGCGCTGCCCGCATCGTGGCGGTGGTTACCGGATTTTACTTCGTGGTGCTCGCATTGCGCACACTGTTGAGCGTATTTTGAGTCCATTTCTCAGTTGCGTGAATTTATTTGACAAGAGAGAGAGAGAGTATAATTAAAATTAAGACGCAGCCGGATGCCAGCCCCGGCTGTGAAAGGAGATGCGATGTTTGCAAGCTGGAAGGCGCTGATTGTCGCAACGGCATTCAGCGTGACTGTCATCGGGATTGCGTTTGCTGATGACAATCCCGACTCCGAAGGGTTGTGGCTATTTACCATGCAAAATGGTATGTGTGCTAACCGATGCTCAGTTTTGTCGCCTATGTAAGCATCATTACGACCAATGAACCGGCAGCCCGCTATGCTGCGGGTTATACCGGACCCGGGGGATTGTGCGACTTTCCGCCTTATTACTGGAGATGCAAATTCAGCCGTTTTGGACCGAATGGCAGTTATTACATTCCGCGCGATTCCCGGTATCGCTGGCGGTTTTATGCCAAGCGGCAGGACCAGCTTACACAGCGATGGTATTACAGTGACTGGAGCAAAGAGATGGAATATTCTGAAGTCCGGCTGTTTGATGCTGATACTTTGAATATCTACCGCGACCGGCCGCCCGAGCCCATTCCGCCCTTCAGCTCTGAAGAGTAGACTAAGGGAAGATGCAGAGCAGGAAGTGGTGCGGACTGCTGATTGCAATCGGTTCTGCCGTGCTGCAACCTGCTCTGCATCCGGGTTATTATGTGTTTGCTCAGGTTTGGGTCCGAACCTATGACGGTCCTGCTAACGGGATGGATAACTGTTATTCCTTAGCTCTCGATTCCTCAGGCTGTCTATTGTTAACCGGTTATGTGACACTAGTTGATCAGGGAGAAACTGTTCCGGCTTACTGCACGATGAAATACACCGGTAGCGGTGAAAGGCAATGGGTGAAGTTTTTCCCCCGCGGGTTCGGATTGACGATTACAGCCGATTCTGAGGGTAATGCGATTGTTGCCGGCGACAGTTTCGTGCTCAAATATTCATCTGAAGGAGAACAGTTATGGGTTCGACATTGCGGTCCGGCTTTCTGGGGTAGTGACGTTGCCGTGGATACACGAAGAAACGTATATGTGACTGGTTATTATCTGGACACAAGGTATGCAATTACAATAAAATATGATGCCAATGGTAATGAGGAGTGGATACGGGTTGATTCTGCCGGAAACTGGTTTGTCAGCATGGCGGTTGATTCACTAAATAATGTTTACTGCGGAGGATACAGTTACGCCGATGGCAGATGGGCATATCGCATTGTAAAATATAAATCCAGTGGCGAGCGGGAATGGGGGATCAGCGAGGAGTTGTTGAACGGAGTAATAAATAAAGTAAGACTGAGTGACTGCAGTGATTTATATGTAGTCGGCAGTCTGCTGAATGAATCCGGTCCCTATGCAGCAGCCACGGTCAAGTATGACAGTAATGGTGTGAGACAATGGGTAAGATTTTTTGAGGGTCCGGGTTATGATGTGGGGCAGACACTGGCGGTTGACCGGAATGGCAACTGTTATGTCGCGATTGGGACTGCCGAAAGGCCGGGGATGGTCACCAATTTTGACATTGTGCTGGTGAAATATGCTGCCGATGGTACTGAAATATGGCAGCGGAGATATACTGGCTATGGGGGAGATGATTATCCGTTTGCGATCGGTGTCGATGCTCAGAAGAATATCTATGTCTGCGGATACAGCGATAGCCGCCGGAGCGACACGGTTCTGAGGAGCGACTATCTGTTGCTGAAATATGATTCTCTGGGGAATCTGCAGTGGGAGGCTCGTTATTACGAAGGTGAGAACTGGGGATGGGCATATGACCTTGAGATTGATCCGACTGAAAGTTGTGTATACACTGCCGGCTATGTAACCAAGAAGAAAAATGGCTGTTTTGATTATGACTGGTGCACAATTAAATATCTGGCTTCCGGACCCGGCATCACCGAAAACGAGCCGGTGGTAAACAGCACTCCGATCATGGTGGTTTCCAATCCAGCCCGTTCTTGCTTCCGGATTCGTTCCCGACTCGGACTTTCAAGTCTCGGGTTCTATGATATCACCGGCAGGCTGATTATGAGTTATCCGGTCAGAGGGCAGGTTGATCTGACCTGCTATTTAATCGGGGTTTGTCCGGGTGTTTATCTGATTAAAGGAGTTACCGCCGAAGGTGTATTGACCAGTAAGCTGATCGTCCGTTAATCCAGAATATACCTTGTCAATTATTTTCCTGCGGGTATAATGAACTTGTGAGTGTTGAACTGGCACCCTTGGCGGACCGGATGCGGCCCAAGGAGCTGGACAGCATTGTCGGACAGGAGCATCTGCTGGGCAGAGACAAGCCGTTCCGGCGGATGCTGGAGCGGGGCGAACTGCACTCGATGATCTTCTGGGGTCCGCCCGGTTCCGGGAAGACGACCCTCGCCCTGGCAATTGCCCAATACACGGCTGCGGACTTCATTCAGATTTCCGCCGTTTCCTCCGGTGTCGCCGATATCCGCAAGGCGGTCAAACGGGCACAGGACAACCGGCAGCTGTTCCGGCGCCGGACAATTCTCTTCATCGACGAGATTCACCGGTTCAACAAGGCACAGCAGGATGCGCTGTTGCCTTATGTCGAGTCCGGTGTGATTACGCTGATCGGTGCCACAACCGAGAACCCCTCATTTGAAGTGATTGCCCCGCTGCTTTCCCGGTGCCGGGTTTATGTGCTGAATCAGCTGCGCCCTGAGGAGCTGAAGGTGCTGATGCGCCGGGCGCTGGAGTCAGAGCAGGGGCTGGCAGGGCTCAAGCCCGAGGTCGGAGATGATGTCCTTGACTATTTTACCGTCATCGCTCAGGGTGATGCGCGGGTGGCGCTGACCGCACTGGAGCTGGCGGTGATCTCCACCGAGCCGGATGAAACCGGAAAGCGCAGGGTGACGTGGGAGCTGGCACAGGAGATCGTCCAGCGGAAGTTTCTGCTTTATGACAAGGGGGGAGAGGAGCATTACAACCTGATTTCCGCCCTGCACAAGTCGCTCCGGGATTCGGACCCGGACGGAGCGCTCTACTGGCTGGCACGGATGCTCGAGGCCGGCGAGGACCCGCTCTATATCGCCCGCCGACTGGTCAGGTTTGCCTCGGAAGACATCGGGCTGGCAGATCCGGATGCCCTGCTCGTTGCCAATGCCGCCAAGGAGGCGGTGGATTTTATCGGGATGCCGGAGGGTAATACCGCACTGGCGCAGGCGGTGATCTATCTGGCGCTGGCGCCGAAGTCCAATGCGGTCTATCAGGCATACCTGCGGGCAAAACAGGATGCACTCAACAGCCTCACCGAACCGGTTCCCCTGCATCTGCGCAATCCGGTGACCCCGCTGATGGAGAATCTGGGTTACGGCAAAGGATATAAGTATGCCCATGATTTTCCCGATGCCCGGGTGGAGCAGGAGCACCTGCCGGATTCACTCCGGGGCAGAAGATACTATTTTCCCACCGGCCGGGGATTTGAGGCGGAACTGAAAAAACGGCAGCGGCGGCCGGACCGGGAAGAAGGTACTGATTGACAGCTGGCAAAATATCCCGATAATTAGCTATCGGCACCAGAGAGGACTTTTATCTTACCAAGCTGGAATGGCTCGGACCGCTGCTTGTCCGGGGGCTGAAGCTGCTGACCTCAGTTGAGGCACTGGGACAGGAGTTTTCCTTTTCCCAGATGATGATCCTCCTGACCCTTTTGCGGCTGAACCGGACGAGTATGAACCAGCTTGTCCAGACACTGGGGCTCTCGCGGGCAAATGCGAGCGGTCTGGTGGACCGGCTGGTGAGAAAGGGGCTGATCGAGCGCCGGCGTTCCGAGCAGGACCGGCGGCTGGTGCTGATTCAGCTGACTTCAGAGGGACAGCGGTTGGCACACCACCTTGCCCGGCAGAACCGGCAGGGGCTGCGCCGGATGATGAAGCGGATTCCCGAAGCCGATCTCAAGGTGTTCATTCAGACCCTGGAGCAGCTGGCGCTCGGCCTGGCGGACGGCGACTGATCTTTTTTTCTTGACTGATAGTTAACATTATTTACAATTAACTATGTTTACATTTTATATTATTAACGGTAAACCGGGGGTAAACTGCTGATGCGGTGGCTGCCGAGGCTGGTATACCGGTATTCGGTCTGGATTACAGCCGGAGTCGGGCTACTGACGCTGGTGCTGGGCTATTTCCTCAAGGAGCTGAAGATTGATGCGGAAGTCACCAGGATGATGCCTGCCGGTGAGGCGGGAGTTGAGGTGCTGCGGGTGGTGGACCGGGAGTTTGGCGGTTCGGAGCAGGCAATTGTGGTTATTGAGTCCGAAAGTCTCTTCAGTCCGACGGTGCTTTCCGGTATCGAAAGACTGGTAGAACAACTGTCAGCCATTAGTACGGTCAATCAGGTGACCGCGCTGAATAATCTGCAGGATGTCCGCGGAAGCGGTGATGAGGTGGTGATATCCCGGCTGATTGATTCCATTCCGTCAACCCGGGCGGGTCTGGAGTCACTGCGTGCCCGGGTACTTGCTGACCGGCGTTACCGGGGCAGGCTGGTAGCAGAGGATGGGAAGGCAGCGCTGATTCTGGTCCGGCTCAGACCTGATGTGGACAAGGCGCAGGCGATCCGGCAGATTGAGACGGCAGTTAAACAGGCACACTTTCCGGGCCGGGTTTCCCTTGCGGGGTCACCGGCGCTGATGGAGTTTGTCCGGCGCTGGATGGTTGCTGATCTCTTGAAGCTGATTCCGCTGGTAGTGCTGGTGCTGCTCATGGTTCTGGGGGTGGCGAGCCGGACCTGGGGCGGAACACTGCTGCCACTGCTGGTCGTGCTGGTGGCGGTTGTCTGGACGATGGGGCTGGTCGGGCTGTTCCGCCAGCCGGTGACGATTGTAATGGTTGTGCTGCCACCGATTCTGCTTGCTGTCGGCAGCGCCTACGGGATTCACATTTTGGAACGCTGGCAGCAGGAGAGTCGCAATGGTCTGGACCGGCGGGAAGTGGTGGAGCGGGCGGTCGGCAGAACCGGGGTGCCGGTCTTCCTGGCGATGGTTACCACTGCTGCGGGATTTGCTGCCAACCTGGTGATGAAGGTAGTAGCAATCAGGGTCTTTGCTCTGTTTGCTGTTGTCGGGATTGCGGTTTCCTTTGTGCTGGCGGTCGTCTTTCTGCCGGCACTGCTGATGCTGCTGCCGGTGAAGCCGGCAAGAGTCCGGTCAGAAACTCCTTCCCGGTCAGCCCGATGGCTGGGTCAGTTTGCTCAACGGATTATCCGGTTCAGAACCACGGTGCTGATAATCGCAGTGTTTGTATTCGTGATCGCTCTGCTGTCCGGGAGCCGGGTCAGACCGGAGACCGATTTTGTCCGCTATTTCAAATCCGGTTCCGAACCTGCCCGGGCAGCAGAGATTGTCAACCGGCAGTTCGGTGGTGAACTGCAGTTTGAGATTCTGGTCGAGGGTGATATTCAGGACCCGGCGGTATTAAGCCAGATGGAAAAATTCAGCAGTGACCTGGAGCAGATTGAGCATATCACTCATATCAGCTCAATCGTTGAGGTGCTGAAATCAACCAACCGGGCATTCAATCAGAACCGGCAGGATGCTGAGGTGCTGCCTCAAAACCGGGATGAGGTTGCTCAGTATCTTCTCCTGCTTTCCTTTTCCGGTTCCGACTACCTTGCCAGTCTGGTGACCCCCGATTACCGGCTTGCCCGGATCACCGCCCAGTTCAACGAGCACAGCAGTGCGGAGCTGGGGAGGGCGATTAGAGAGATCCGAGCGCTGATCAGAAGGGATTTCGGTCCGGAGGTCCGGGTCCGGCTGGGCGGTGTACCGCTGGCGATCTATGCCCTGCATGAAGGGATCGCCACAAGCCAGCTCTGGAGCATCATTGCTGCCCTGCTGGCGGTTGTGGCGCTGGTCGCAGTGATGTTCCGTTCACTGAGGCTGGGTCTGGCTGCGGTCCTGCCGGTCGGCTTTACCTTGGCAATGGCGTTCGGGCTGATGGGGCTTTTCGGGATCAGGGTGGATGTGGTGTCCGCAATGCTCGGTTCGATTGCGGTGGGTATCGGGATTGATTATTCCTGCCATCTGATCGCCCGATTCCGTGAAGAGTCAGGAGAAAAGGATATCAGGTCACGACTGACCCGGACCGTGCAGGCGGTCGGACCACCGATTCTCACCAATGCACTCGCGGTCGGGCTGGGCTTTGCGGTGCTCGGCGGTTCGTCGCTGATGATTGTGCAGAAATTCGGACTGCTGATTGCCGGGGCGATGCTTTTTTCCGGATTTGCCGCACTGCTGCTCGTGCCGGCAGTGCTGGCAGGGGTTTTAAAGACAAACCAAGGAGATAAAAAATGAAAAGGATGCAAGCTCTCACTTTAATTCTACTGTGCCTCAGTGCCGTAGTAGCGGCAATGAGCGGCGATGAGGTGCTGAACCGGATGCGGCAGGCAACGACCGCCGCAGACCGCCGGATTGAGGCGGTAATGAGGATTACCGATAAGAACGGCCGGGTTCAGGAGCGGGTTCTGCGGATGGTGATGAAGGGTGATAATAAACTGCTGGTGCGGTTTCTTGAGCCGGCAGATTTGCGCGGGGTCAGCTTCATGAGCACATCTCCGGAAAATATGTGGGTTTATCTGCCATCACAGGGCAGGGTGCGCCGGATTTCCGGCAGTGCGGCTGAAGCCAGTTTCGGCGGTTCGGATTTCTCCTACCGGGAAATGGCAAACATCTCCTTCGGCTCCAGCCGGGTGCGGGGTGTGCCGGTTGAGACCGAGCTCAACGGTGTCCGGGCGTATCAGCTGCTGATTGATGACGGCGGGACCCAGAGCCGGCTCTGGGTGGAAAAGGAGCGGTTTCTGCCTCTGCAGGTAGAACAGCTGGACCGGGAGGGCGGGGTGCGCAAGCGCATCATCTTTGCCGAGTTCCAGCAGGAAAAAGGGGTCTGGATGCCCTGGCTCATCCGGCTGGAAAACAGGGCAAAGGGCAGTGTTACCGAACTGCGGCTGAGAGGTGCGGAACTGAACATCGGAATCCGGGACAGCTATTTTTCTGAGGAGAATATGAAGAAAGGAGGATGAGATGGCGGTCTGGGCATTGATTTTCAGTCTGCTGTCTGCGGGTCAGGTTCCGGTTCAGGGCGAGCTGTCCAGCCGGGCGCTTTTCCGGATCGAGGATCGCGACAGCTCCCGTTTCAGTTTCTTTAATACTGCCGGCAGTCTGGTTTTTACGCCGCTGGCAAATGAAAGGCTGGAAACAAAGCTCGGGTTCACAATCCGGGCACAGGGGTTTCCGCTGATAAACAGTGCGACCCAGCTCAGTGAGGCGGACATCGTTGAACCGGTGAGTGTGCTTCTTGATGAGGCATATGTCCGGTTTTACGACCTGGTGCCGGGTTTGAGTTTTACCGCAGGCAGACAGCGGGTGCACTGGGGCAGTGCGGATGTGATCAATCCGACCGACAACTTTACCACTCCGGACTATTCCGATCCGCTTGTCTGGGACCGCCGGCGACCGGTCTGGATGCTGCATCTGGGATATTCACCATTAAACGCACTGGGTATGGAGTTCGGTCTGAAACCGGTTTTCGAGCCTGCACTCAACCCGCCTGGTTCCTGGTATGATGCCAGGATTCTGCCGACCGCCCAGGAGTTGCGTTCCGCTCTGGTGGCACAGCTGATCGGCATGGGCTATGACCCGGTGCTTGCGGAGCAGATTGCGGGTCAGTTTGACATCCGCATCCGGGAGCTGATGAACCTGCCGGATCAGACACTGAAGGATCTCACCTGGGGTGGCAGGGTCAGGACCCATCTCGGCAGGTTTGATTTCTCGCTCAGCGGTCTGCGCGGATATGACTTTCTTCCTGAGGCACAGCCGGTTTTGACGACCGATTTTGCCCAGCAGCGACTGGATTTTGTGCTTAATGAGTTCTTTCCGCAGAAGACGGTTTTCGGTGCGGATCTGGCAACCGAGCTTGCCGGGATCGGGCTGTGGGCAGAGGCGGCATATGCCTTTTACGATGACACCATGCTCAGTGACCGGCTGTCGGTAATCGGTGGCATAGACTACTCATTTGCCGGTTTTTATCTCAACCTCCAGTATCTGCACGGCGATTTTCCGCTTGCCCGGCTTCAGACTGAGCCGGTGCGGGACTTTCTGCTTGCCGGACTTGAGCACCGGTTCATTTCGGACCGGCTGCTGGTCCGGCTCGGCGGGGTCCTGGAGCTGGAAAAGCGCTCATTCGGGCTGATACCGCTGGTGCGAATTACACCGGTAAGCGGACTGAACCTGGAGCTGACCGGACTGGTGTTTTCCGGAAAAACCGGTTCCGCATTTGCACCTCTGGACCGGGTGCGGGAACTGGGTTTTGGAATCAGTTATCAGTTCTG is a window from the candidate division WOR-3 bacterium genome containing:
- a CDS encoding DUF1302 family protein; this translates as MAVWALIFSLLSAGQVPVQGELSSRALFRIEDRDSSRFSFFNTAGSLVFTPLANERLETKLGFTIRAQGFPLINSATQLSEADIVEPVSVLLDEAYVRFYDLVPGLSFTAGRQRVHWGSADVINPTDNFTTPDYSDPLVWDRRRPVWMLHLGYSPLNALGMEFGLKPVFEPALNPPGSWYDARILPTAQELRSALVAQLIGMGYDPVLAEQIAGQFDIRIRELMNLPDQTLKDLTWGGRVRTHLGRFDFSLSGLRGYDFLPEAQPVLTTDFAQQRLDFVLNEFFPQKTVFGADLATELAGIGLWAEAAYAFYDDTMLSDRLSVIGGIDYSFAGFYLNLQYLHGDFPLARLQTEPVRDFLLAGLEHRFISDRLLVRLGGVLELEKRSFGLIPLVRITPVSGLNLELTGLVFSGKTGSAFAPLDRVRELGFGISYQF
- a CDS encoding outer membrane lipoprotein-sorting protein gives rise to the protein MKRMQALTLILLCLSAVVAAMSGDEVLNRMRQATTAADRRIEAVMRITDKNGRVQERVLRMVMKGDNKLLVRFLEPADLRGVSFMSTSPENMWVYLPSQGRVRRISGSAAEASFGGSDFSYREMANISFGSSRVRGVPVETELNGVRAYQLLIDDGGTQSRLWVEKERFLPLQVEQLDREGGVRKRIIFAEFQQEKGVWMPWLIRLENRAKGSVTELRLRGAELNIGIRDSYFSEENMKKGG